In a single window of the Thermodesulfobacteriota bacterium genome:
- a CDS encoding cupredoxin domain-containing protein, with amino-acid sequence MLIEAKKTARTLAFLTALTVAVMFGWHSAASLVGDDTAQAAPRLTGKLDKKTNTRTIKVISDQWFFKPSTWRVKAGEKVVLKIDARASEMPIIDTTALSFPDFNWRMDVKTFTKHTIELPAKITAKPGEYFFECDIFCGPDHPDMNGFLIVVE; translated from the coding sequence ATGCTAATAGAAGCCAAGAAAACAGCCAGGACCCTGGCATTCCTGACGGCCCTGACGGTCGCCGTTATGTTCGGCTGGCACAGTGCCGCCTCGCTCGTAGGAGACGACACGGCCCAGGCGGCGCCGAGGCTGACGGGAAAGCTGGACAAAAAGACCAACACGAGGACCATAAAGGTCATCTCAGACCAGTGGTTCTTCAAGCCCTCCACATGGAGGGTAAAGGCCGGTGAGAAGGTCGTCCTCAAGATAGACGCGAGGGCGAGCGAGATGCCCATCATCGACACGACCGCCTTGAGCTTCCCGGACTTCAACTGGAGGATGGACGTCAAGACCTTCACCAAGCACACGATCGAGCTCCCGGCCAAGATAACGGCCAAGCCCGGCGAGTACTTCTTCGAGTGCGACATCTTCTGCGGACCGGACCACCCGGACATGAACGGGTTCCTGATAGTCGTAGAGTAA